One segment of Gordonia terrae DNA contains the following:
- a CDS encoding SAF domain-containing protein translates to MSAPSKHPSSASLGPRLRDRLSSALRPGWTRNLLVRRVAAACLVVAAAVIGVAGTRADGDVEVLVAAHDLLPGQIVESGDLRSHLVAGGTVPDGVLTEAAPAIGRTVTGRVRGGEILTDARLLSSHLPADLTGIDDARLVPIRLSDDAVTSLLRPGDLVDVLTEDAEVLARRAVVALHAAEPQSGGLAPSRAAAAPVLLAMDAAAAHRVAAAGLDTSLAVVLH, encoded by the coding sequence ATGTCTGCCCCGTCGAAGCACCCGTCCAGCGCCTCCCTCGGGCCTCGACTTCGCGACCGGTTGAGTTCCGCACTGCGCCCGGGGTGGACACGCAACCTCCTGGTCCGCCGCGTCGCCGCCGCGTGCCTGGTCGTCGCAGCGGCGGTCATCGGGGTCGCCGGAACGCGCGCCGACGGCGATGTCGAGGTCCTGGTAGCCGCGCATGACCTGCTGCCTGGTCAGATCGTCGAGTCAGGCGACCTACGATCCCACCTGGTCGCCGGCGGGACGGTTCCCGACGGCGTCTTGACCGAGGCGGCACCGGCCATCGGACGGACGGTCACCGGACGCGTCCGCGGAGGCGAGATCCTCACCGACGCGCGGTTGCTGTCCTCGCATCTGCCCGCCGACCTGACCGGGATCGACGACGCCCGCCTCGTGCCGATCCGGTTGTCGGACGACGCGGTGACCTCACTCCTCCGCCCGGGTGACCTGGTGGACGTGCTGACCGAGGACGCGGAGGTGTTGGCACGCCGGGCAGTCGTGGCCCTCCACGCCGCCGAGCCGCAGTCCGGCGGCCTCGCTCCCAGCCGGGCGGCGGCCGCCCCGGTGCTGCTCGCCATGGACGCCGCGGCTGCTCACCGGGTGGCCGCCGCGGGGCTCGACACGTCGCTCGCCGTGGTCCTGCACTGA
- a CDS encoding ABC transporter ATP-binding protein, with protein sequence MPVTRSLSKDEVRALLALLFDALRATRWACAGFLVFQLASVFTTLAQPALNAAIIDDGILRGDVATIKQVGVLMVVVAVINLVVSIGATFLASHISATAARDLRLRLHSRISAFSDPQVHSIGLSSLLTRTTGDVGQVQGFLFVALTVVVTAPLMLFGALVLSLVQGWRMAPVLVVAGTVLVILVAVLVRRLVPWAAQLQRRLDVVNRVLREQLRGIAIIRTFRREDRERTRFAAENDELTHVALRLGRLQVLMLPMVTVVSNLAVVAVTALGAVFVDRGEMQIGQITATVGYLAQILLAVSLLTMIAGIIPRAVTSAGRITEVLDTEPLDPGAPQADGSSTPPAIVFDAVSVSFPGAEAPTVDEVSLFCAPGTVTGILGGTGSGKSTLLSLPLRFADPTSGLLRWDAHDVTGLAPAWVRARSAFVGQGAELITGTIADNLRIARPDATDDELWSALEVAAAADFVSTRPGALEAAVSQEGRNFSGGQRQRLALARAVLRRPSLYVLDDPFSALDVDTEAAIIDRLRRADPDATVLLAAQRVSSVQRADVIAVLDAGRIVDLGTDSVLRDRSEIYREIAYAQAVTNA encoded by the coding sequence ATGCCCGTCACCCGCTCGCTGAGCAAGGATGAGGTCCGCGCGCTGCTCGCGCTCCTGTTCGACGCGCTCCGGGCCACCCGCTGGGCCTGTGCCGGCTTCCTCGTCTTCCAGCTCGCGTCGGTGTTCACCACACTCGCCCAGCCGGCACTGAACGCCGCGATCATCGACGACGGCATCCTGCGCGGCGACGTGGCCACGATCAAACAAGTCGGTGTGCTCATGGTCGTCGTCGCCGTGATCAACCTGGTGGTGTCGATCGGAGCCACTTTTCTCGCGTCACACATCTCGGCGACCGCCGCGCGCGACCTCCGCCTTCGCCTGCACAGCCGGATCAGTGCGTTCAGCGATCCGCAGGTCCACTCCATCGGCCTGTCGAGCCTGCTGACGCGTACCACCGGTGATGTCGGCCAGGTCCAGGGATTCCTCTTCGTCGCCCTGACCGTCGTGGTGACCGCACCGTTGATGCTGTTCGGCGCACTGGTGCTCTCGCTGGTTCAGGGCTGGCGGATGGCGCCGGTGCTGGTCGTCGCGGGGACGGTGCTCGTGATCCTGGTCGCCGTGCTCGTACGACGTCTGGTGCCGTGGGCCGCCCAGCTGCAGCGTCGCCTCGACGTCGTCAACAGGGTGCTGCGTGAGCAGTTGCGCGGGATCGCGATCATCCGGACCTTCCGTCGCGAGGACCGCGAGCGCACTCGGTTCGCGGCGGAGAACGACGAACTCACCCATGTGGCCCTGCGTCTGGGTCGTCTGCAGGTCCTGATGCTCCCGATGGTCACCGTCGTCTCGAACCTCGCCGTGGTCGCGGTGACCGCGTTGGGTGCGGTCTTCGTCGACCGCGGGGAGATGCAGATCGGCCAGATCACCGCCACGGTGGGATACCTCGCGCAGATCCTGCTGGCGGTGTCGTTGCTGACCATGATCGCCGGGATCATCCCGCGCGCCGTCACCAGCGCGGGACGCATCACCGAGGTACTCGACACCGAGCCCCTCGACCCGGGCGCTCCCCAGGCGGATGGATCGTCGACGCCACCCGCGATCGTCTTCGACGCGGTGTCCGTCTCCTTCCCGGGGGCCGAGGCCCCCACCGTCGACGAGGTCTCGCTGTTCTGCGCGCCCGGCACGGTCACCGGCATCCTCGGCGGTACCGGGAGCGGCAAATCGACTCTGCTGTCCCTGCCCCTGCGGTTCGCCGACCCGACCTCGGGGCTCCTCCGCTGGGACGCACACGACGTGACCGGCCTCGCACCCGCGTGGGTTCGGGCACGAAGTGCGTTCGTCGGTCAGGGCGCGGAACTCATCACCGGGACGATCGCCGACAACCTGCGGATCGCCCGCCCCGACGCGACCGACGACGAACTGTGGTCCGCCCTCGAGGTCGCCGCGGCCGCCGACTTCGTCTCGACGCGTCCCGGCGCTCTCGAGGCCGCGGTGTCGCAGGAGGGACGCAACTTCTCCGGCGGTCAGCGTCAACGGCTGGCGCTGGCCCGCGCGGTGCTCCGCCGGCCGTCGCTGTACGTGCTCGACGACCCCTTCAGCGCCCTCGACGTCGACACCGAGGCCGCGATCATCGACCGCCTGCGGCGGGCCGATCCGGACGCGACGGTCCTGCTCGCCGCGCAGCGGGTGTCATCGGTGCAGCGAGCCGACGTCATCGCCGTGCTCGACGCCGGACGAATCGTCGACCTGGGCACCGACTCCGTGCTGCGGGACCGCAGCGAGATCTACCGGGAGATCGCCTACGCACAGGCGGTGACCAATGCTTGA
- the mscL gene encoding large conductance mechanosensitive channel protein MscL: MLKGFRDFILKGNVVELATAVIIGAAFTAIVTAFTDGIVQPIINSIPVGSDAAQGLGFQITDNPSTFVDLGSVITAVINFLIIAAVVYFIIILPYNKLAELGGFGKKAEVTEIALLSEIRDLLDPEGTSKAKAEAESDLPPHLSDPAGPAGDSYGPPSGSFAPYEAPAGAGTTQRISTPPSPQGPPSHPVPPQSGQPQSVPPQSAPPQNRPPQGPPPGGPTGQPFPTPQPAPGSYPPPGNYPGAGNYPPPGPGSGYPGEQYPGDFPGEGPDAPGRHSR, translated from the coding sequence GTGCTCAAGGGATTCAGGGACTTCATACTCAAGGGCAACGTCGTCGAGCTGGCAACAGCGGTCATCATCGGCGCGGCGTTCACCGCGATCGTCACCGCCTTCACCGACGGCATCGTCCAGCCGATCATCAACTCGATCCCCGTCGGCTCCGACGCCGCGCAGGGACTCGGCTTCCAGATCACCGACAACCCATCGACATTCGTCGACCTCGGCAGCGTCATCACTGCCGTGATCAACTTCCTGATCATCGCCGCAGTGGTGTACTTCATCATCATCCTGCCGTACAACAAGCTGGCCGAACTGGGCGGTTTCGGGAAGAAGGCGGAGGTCACGGAGATCGCGCTGCTGTCCGAGATCCGCGATCTGCTCGACCCCGAGGGCACCTCGAAAGCCAAGGCGGAAGCCGAGAGCGACCTGCCGCCGCATCTGTCCGATCCGGCCGGGCCTGCCGGCGACTCCTACGGTCCGCCGTCGGGTTCCTTTGCCCCCTATGAGGCGCCCGCCGGAGCCGGTACGACGCAACGCATCTCGACTCCCCCGTCTCCTCAGGGTCCGCCCTCACACCCGGTTCCCCCGCAATCGGGCCAGCCCCAGTCCGTTCCGCCCCAGTCGGCTCCTCCGCAGAACCGCCCGCCGCAGGGACCGCCGCCGGGAGGCCCTACCGGACAGCCGTTTCCGACGCCGCAACCCGCTCCGGGCAGCTACCCGCCGCCCGGCAATTACCCGGGTGCCGGCAACTACCCGCCGCCCGGCCCCGGATCCGGTTATCCCGGTGAGCAGTACCCGGGCGACTTCCCGGGCGAGGGCCCGGACGCGCCGGGCCGTCACTCGCGCTGA